The following coding sequences lie in one Mycobacterium gordonae genomic window:
- a CDS encoding PPE family protein yields the protein MSFFILPPEVNSALLHAGAGPEPMLAAATAWEGLSAELSTAATEFSSVTSGLVSGSWQGASAAAMAAAAAPYAGWLDAAAAAAESSAAQARAVVAAFEAVLAAAVRPEVIAGNRSQFVALALSNIFGQNTPAIAATEFDYELMWAQDVAAMAGYHLNASAVASALQTFTEPAQALGGLPNVVSAASTAAAAAQGFLTSGTASLARGALGAASGPALLNPGRLLSGLLGATGGPSFDLFPITLPLELNVAGAVGPITIEPIQILPTIPLNFHQTFLLGPLTVPPIHVPAIPLVDFSIPIDIGPLRVSPITLVPAIEFPSQIITIPGFNLVPGGIQTSGLWAGPLLLSQGVFINPGVNPIAAQLSYTTPALTLFPGGLSIPDAPLHFDVGIKAGTGAFTIPGFSLPENAIPLTISTAGQIDGFSTPRITIDAIPASLDTVVRADRVVPLFPLPSIPLTITANGTVGPVHVAPIAIPQAHAAITNATVSIGSFTVPEIAIPQIPLHATGTVALAQNTISSVNLLDPLSFTGQLQLGPISGPNAHIDIASMSLGSGLPSLVLRNINVAVDALFYGPQTLDLATTPLALPDISIPAQNILTLGLGGGIDPMTLLPGGLTFPENSVSLTNFSVGSDPFTVFPDGFRIDQFPFKINATVLSPTPVPTTGSVGPIHIPAAPLIQPIRAGGTGTINLNLGLPTIPTPAIGLGLNGITNYGFITHEPIVIPPFGTSGTFATEPIGINVNIGSIPFTLRGIPVIGGQLEGNVFAFVVNQGIDAMTVPLDFMTSSIAIPPLSLGGSIPIDIPLDIVSAATIPGIGYTQSIPLNFATEIPQFTIPETLIPAIPIGSNLALPGSIGPQLGDVVTSGATWLQQQLMNAGLGNVGVYNFGSGNLGSLNLGNGNIGSYNLGGGNIGDANIGWGNGALGAMVGKNVGLGNAGSGNFGFGNAGSGNIGFGNTGTGNVGIGLVGDNQNGFGGWNSGTGNIGLFNSGTNNVGFFNSGSNNIGIGNSGVGSTGLFNAGNFSSGLGNAGERNLGFFNAGNANLGALNPGNVNSGLFNSGDGNVGLANSGDFNDGILISGDHSIGALFTGDYQNVADPNLGITLLDINQNLGPVHIDPIHVPGLPININETIYINSFTVPQIDVPAIPVEIHQGVALPAITLFEGLNMPAQQIVIPLNIPASTGSTLQLPAIGFNAQYKPDNLPPWSFGQFAISQQLNTLGPTAGILVQTGATDARTGAVTLNLPAINIPRIATSPIPLTIDTHGGIPAFTLFPGGMSIPQNPIPVTYTLTGGLQPFTIFPDGYTIDPIPLHLHLDATLLNPIDGIPPSLNLVDFQFSGGMGPVKIPDLPIPTIPLGLNFGLSHGAFTIPPIELPNIPIDITGDIGLGPIGIPSQTIPAIFNDPLATVHFDAFKTAVTKISPFVIWTSGNAPWDPIPAPTGAYISIGSPPLTDLLFVNPLVLGSATQDPYSIVFSGGTYAFNTPAVMIDRIPLGFRLPGGVDGATIFPNGLTFPANNLVDLNLAAGPKGFTIPARTIPAIQASLDAIVKLATPDNLLPPYKLLYVTANGGIGPAVLPSFHIPSIPLGFDLGGGIGPITIPSFSTPPIHLGLDPSATAGPVSMQPISIPRLTADAFLHFDQIKTGLATTTGAIYFSGGVVPQINLGGSSTSTTPAWEIPWFTVSTPPGGIPGFSIPVDPIELGLPLSVTIPSLTFPGLTIPRIPLGQALSGALPAFDLPSITIDRIPISFAGPLTLF from the coding sequence TTGAGCTTTTTCATTCTTCCGCCGGAGGTCAACTCCGCTTTGTTGCACGCTGGTGCGGGGCCAGAACCCATGCTGGCGGCCGCGACCGCCTGGGAGGGGTTGTCCGCCGAGCTGAGCACGGCGGCGACGGAGTTCTCGTCGGTGACCTCCGGGCTGGTGTCCGGGTCATGGCAGGGCGCCTCGGCCGCGGCAATGGCCGCGGCGGCGGCCCCGTACGCGGGGTGGTTGGACGCGGCGGCAGCCGCCGCCGAGTCGTCCGCAGCGCAGGCCAGGGCGGTGGTGGCCGCCTTCGAAGCGGTGCTGGCCGCCGCGGTGCGCCCGGAGGTCATTGCCGGGAACCGGTCGCAGTTCGTCGCGTTGGCGCTGTCCAATATCTTTGGCCAGAACACTCCGGCCATCGCGGCCACGGAGTTCGACTACGAGCTGATGTGGGCCCAGGACGTGGCCGCCATGGCCGGCTACCACCTCAATGCCTCTGCGGTGGCGTCGGCGTTGCAGACGTTCACCGAGCCGGCGCAGGCGCTTGGCGGGCTTCCGAACGTGGTGAGCGCCGCCAGTACTGCAGCTGCGGCGGCCCAAGGATTTCTCACCTCGGGTACCGCGAGCCTGGCTAGGGGTGCGCTCGGCGCGGCTAGCGGCCCGGCCTTACTCAATCCGGGCAGATTGCTTTCCGGTTTGCTCGGCGCGACCGGTGGTCCCTCCTTCGACCTCTTCCCGATCACCCTTCCCCTCGAACTGAACGTCGCAGGAGCCGTCGGCCCGATCACCATCGAACCGATTCAGATCCTTCCGACCATCCCACTGAACTTCCACCAGACCTTCCTGCTGGGACCGCTGACCGTTCCACCGATCCACGTCCCGGCAATCCCGTTGGTGGACTTCAGCATTCCGATCGACATCGGCCCCCTGAGGGTGTCGCCCATCACCCTGGTGCCGGCCATCGAGTTCCCCAGCCAGATCATCACAATTCCCGGATTCAACCTGGTGCCGGGCGGCATTCAAACGTCCGGGCTGTGGGCGGGGCCCCTCTTGCTGAGTCAGGGCGTCTTCATCAACCCGGGCGTCAATCCCATTGCCGCGCAACTGAGCTACACGACCCCTGCGCTCACCCTGTTTCCGGGCGGTTTGAGCATCCCCGATGCACCGCTGCACTTCGATGTCGGTATCAAGGCCGGCACCGGGGCCTTCACCATCCCCGGCTTCTCCCTGCCCGAGAATGCCATTCCGCTGACGATCAGCACGGCCGGCCAGATCGACGGCTTCAGCACGCCGAGAATCACTATCGACGCAATCCCTGCGTCATTGGACACCGTCGTCCGCGCCGATCGCGTGGTGCCCCTGTTCCCACTTCCGTCGATTCCGCTCACGATCACGGCCAACGGCACCGTGGGACCCGTCCACGTCGCACCCATCGCCATACCGCAGGCGCACGCCGCGATCACCAACGCGACCGTCAGCATCGGCAGCTTCACCGTTCCCGAGATCGCCATTCCGCAGATACCGCTGCATGCGACGGGCACCGTGGCCCTGGCCCAGAACACCATTTCCTCGGTCAACCTTCTCGACCCGCTCAGTTTCACCGGGCAGCTCCAGCTCGGCCCGATCAGCGGCCCGAACGCGCACATCGACATCGCCAGCATGAGTCTGGGCAGCGGCCTGCCCTCTCTTGTTCTGAGAAACATCAATGTCGCGGTCGACGCCCTTTTCTACGGCCCGCAGACTCTCGATCTGGCGACCACCCCACTGGCACTGCCCGACATCAGCATTCCCGCACAGAACATCCTCACTCTGGGCCTGGGCGGCGGCATCGATCCCATGACGTTGCTCCCGGGTGGCCTCACATTCCCGGAGAACTCGGTCAGCCTCACCAATTTCTCCGTCGGCTCAGATCCGTTCACCGTTTTTCCGGACGGCTTCCGCATCGATCAGTTCCCCTTCAAAATCAACGCCACGGTGCTCTCCCCGACCCCGGTGCCCACCACCGGCAGCGTCGGTCCCATCCATATTCCGGCGGCGCCGCTCATCCAGCCGATCCGTGCGGGCGGAACCGGCACCATCAACCTGAACCTCGGCTTACCCACTATTCCCACCCCCGCTATCGGCCTGGGCTTGAACGGCATCACGAACTATGGGTTCATCACGCACGAGCCCATTGTCATTCCGCCGTTCGGCACCTCCGGAACCTTTGCCACCGAACCAATCGGTATCAACGTCAACATCGGTTCCATACCGTTCACTCTCCGGGGCATACCGGTGATAGGCGGACAACTCGAAGGAAACGTTTTCGCCTTCGTCGTCAATCAGGGTATCGATGCAATGACGGTGCCGCTCGATTTCATGACGTCCTCCATCGCCATTCCGCCGCTTTCTCTGGGCGGGTCGATTCCAATCGATATTCCATTGGACATCGTCTCCGCCGCCACCATCCCGGGCATCGGCTATACACAGTCGATTCCACTCAACTTCGCGACAGAAATACCGCAGTTCACCATTCCCGAAACACTTATTCCCGCAATCCCGATCGGATCGAACCTCGCCCTGCCGGGGAGCATCGGGCCGCAACTGGGCGACGTGGTGACTTCCGGTGCGACCTGGCTCCAGCAGCAATTGATGAACGCGGGACTGGGCAACGTCGGTGTGTACAACTTCGGCAGCGGCAACCTGGGCAGCCTCAACCTCGGCAACGGCAACATCGGCAGCTACAACCTGGGTGGCGGCAATATCGGCGATGCCAACATCGGTTGGGGCAACGGTGCTTTAGGCGCCATGGTGGGCAAGAATGTCGGCCTCGGCAACGCCGGGTCGGGCAACTTCGGGTTCGGCAACGCCGGGTCGGGCAACATCGGTTTCGGCAATACCGGCACCGGCAACGTCGGCATCGGCCTGGTCGGCGACAACCAGAACGGTTTCGGCGGTTGGAACTCCGGGACCGGCAACATCGGCCTGTTCAACTCCGGCACCAACAACGTCGGATTCTTCAACTCGGGCAGCAACAACATCGGTATCGGCAACTCCGGCGTGGGCAGCACCGGCCTCTTCAACGCCGGCAACTTCAGCAGCGGATTGGGCAATGCGGGCGAGCGCAATCTCGGCTTCTTCAACGCGGGTAACGCCAACCTCGGCGCGCTGAACCCCGGCAATGTCAACTCCGGCCTGTTCAACAGCGGCGACGGCAACGTCGGGTTGGCCAATTCGGGTGACTTCAACGACGGGATATTGATCTCCGGCGACCACAGCATCGGCGCACTCTTTACCGGTGACTACCAGAATGTGGCCGACCCCAACCTGGGGATCACCCTTCTGGACATCAACCAGAACCTCGGTCCCGTCCACATCGACCCTATTCACGTTCCAGGGTTGCCGATCAACATCAACGAGACCATTTACATCAATTCCTTCACCGTGCCGCAGATCGACGTGCCAGCAATACCGGTGGAAATCCACCAGGGCGTGGCGCTTCCCGCCATCACCCTCTTCGAGGGCCTCAACATGCCGGCGCAGCAGATCGTGATTCCGCTCAACATCCCCGCCAGCACCGGATCGACGCTGCAGCTTCCGGCGATCGGCTTCAACGCCCAATACAAGCCCGACAACCTTCCCCCGTGGTCGTTCGGGCAATTCGCGATCAGCCAGCAACTGAACACCCTGGGACCGACCGCCGGCATCCTCGTCCAGACCGGCGCCACCGATGCCCGGACCGGTGCCGTCACGCTGAACCTTCCAGCGATCAATATTCCGCGAATCGCGACCTCCCCGATTCCGCTGACCATCGACACCCACGGCGGCATTCCCGCCTTCACCCTGTTCCCCGGCGGAATGTCCATCCCGCAGAACCCGATTCCGGTCACTTACACGCTGACCGGCGGCCTGCAGCCGTTCACGATCTTCCCCGATGGCTACACGATCGACCCCATTCCATTGCACCTGCACCTCGACGCCACCCTGCTCAATCCGATCGACGGTATTCCTCCGTCACTCAACCTGGTCGATTTCCAGTTCTCCGGCGGCATGGGCCCGGTGAAGATCCCGGACCTCCCGATTCCCACCATTCCCCTGGGCCTCAATTTCGGCCTGAGTCATGGGGCATTCACCATCCCGCCGATAGAGCTTCCGAACATCCCGATCGACATCACCGGCGACATCGGCCTGGGCCCGATCGGCATCCCGTCCCAAACCATTCCCGCGATCTTCAACGACCCGTTGGCAACCGTCCATTTCGACGCGTTCAAGACTGCGGTGACGAAGATATCGCCATTCGTCATATGGACCAGCGGCAATGCGCCCTGGGACCCGATCCCCGCCCCCACCGGCGCATACATTTCGATCGGTTCGCCACCGCTGACCGACCTGCTCTTCGTCAACCCCCTAGTCCTCGGCAGCGCGACCCAGGATCCGTATTCGATAGTCTTCAGCGGCGGGACGTACGCCTTCAACACGCCGGCCGTGATGATCGACAGGATCCCGCTGGGGTTCCGATTGCCGGGCGGTGTCGACGGCGCCACGATCTTCCCGAACGGGCTGACCTTCCCGGCCAACAACCTGGTGGACCTCAATCTCGCCGCCGGGCCCAAAGGCTTCACCATTCCCGCCCGAACCATCCCCGCCATCCAGGCCAGCTTGGACGCCATCGTCAAACTGGCCACCCCGGACAACCTGCTGCCGCCATACAAACTGCTCTACGTCACCGCCAACGGAGGCATCGGCCCCGCCGTACTCCCCTCGTTCCACATTCCGTCGATCCCGCTGGGCTTCGACCTCGGCGGCGGCATCGGTCCGATCACCATCCCGTCCTTCTCCACACCGCCCATTCACCTGGGACTCGACCCGAGCGCAACCGCGGGCCCGGTCTCGATGCAGCCCATCAGCATCCCCCGGCTGACCGCCGACGCGTTCCTGCATTTCGATCAGATCAAGACCGGGCTCGCGACCACCACCGGCGCGATCTATTTCAGTGGAGGCGTCGTCCCGCAGATCAATCTCGGGGGGTCCAGCACCAGCACGACTCCTGCATGGGAAATCCCCTGGTTCACGGTCTCGACCCCGCCAGGGGGAATCCCCGGATTCTCGATCCCGGTGGACCCGATCGAACTCGGCCTGCCGCTATCGGTGACCATCCCGTCGCTGACCTTCCCGGGTCTGACCATCCCGCGAATTCCGTTGGGACAGGCGCTGTCCGGCGCTTTACCCGCGTTCGATCTGCCGTCGATCACGATCGACCGGATTCCGATCAGTTTCGCCGGCCCGCTCACCCTGTTCTAG